One window of Magallana gigas chromosome 2, xbMagGiga1.1, whole genome shotgun sequence genomic DNA carries:
- the LOC105346847 gene encoding hyaluronan mediated motility receptor isoform X4, giving the protein MVDYIGYEKCRGKIFTLSNQSKAVAMTLTTMRAGLQRAYLDGLEFIRNKISDTETEVTKTRLSFYSCNETDEDSFLQYLKECNDHFLMANNELRRKNIKLEVIDSEMRIVTLLNHLREAAEFDKGEIAFITGFWENIKHTVESFHSLVDKFQTNVLNRLNQNCTSYNNADISLEVSNRYTEEISGYIAELERELTNMRLLMKTYDSGIHQDLFSQNSKFAEKVLVSCDLKAFPILRLAPDLAEKMENVCAIARKWLDRDEQYMYEVNNYIKETRNIAKKREEDLKNQKEKQKKIEKAVKTASILLHNNKEKLQKIESELNSLEGQLNGFKQEKKCKHTEKAQKSSMADFLSITMTQTRKNYNLQMKRQRLVKQVRELEEFLIGLERELSNVEDELMVKSQERILINEKVETSVKTYDTLKTDFEKYSDNLEKLEQEVNILSGQLLQLEIIQTYKTSPENVEQIFDRPQTVKLAPSLKEKIKRKRKGLPVTES; this is encoded by the exons ATGGTGGATTACATAGGATATGAGAAATGTCGAGGCAAAATATTCACGCTCTCA AATCAGTCGAAGGCGGTCGCCATGACGCTGACGACTATGCGGGCCGGGTTACAGCGGGCCTACTTAGACGGCCTGGAGTTTATACGCAACAAAATCTCGGACACCGAGACCGAAGTCACCAAAACGAGGCTGTCGTTCTACAGCTGTAACGAGACGGACGAGGACAGTTTCCTACAGTACCTGAAGGAGTGTAATGACCATTTCCTGATGGCGAACAATGAGCTCCGGAGGAAGAACATTAAGCTGGAGGTGATAGACAGTGAGATGAGGATTGTGACTCTGTTAAACCACTTACGTGAGGCCGCGGAATTCGACAAAGGGGAGATCGCGTTCATCACTGGATTCTGGGAGAACATCAAACACACGGTGGAGTCATTTCATTCACTGGTGGATAAGTTCCAGACCAATGTTCTTAATCGTCTCAATCAAAACTGTACCAGCTACAACAATGCTGATATCAGTCTGGAGGTGTCCAACCGTTACACTGAGGAGATATCTGGCTACATCGCCGAGCTAGAGCGGGAACTCACAAACATGCGCCTGTTGATGAAAACTTACGACAGCGGAATTCATCAGGATCTGTTCTCTCAAAACTCAAAGTTTGCGGAAAAAGTGTTAGTCTCGTGTGATCTTAAAGCGTTTCCGATTCTTCGACTTGCTCCGGATTTAGCGGAAAAGATGGAGAATGTTTGTGCTATAGCGAGGAAATGGTTGGACCGTGACGAACAATATATGTACGAAGTAAACAACTACATCAAAGAAACGAGAAATATCGCCAAAAAGAGAGAGGAGGATCTAAAGAACCAGAAagagaaacaaaagaaaatcgAGAAAGCGGTGAAAACGGCAAGCATCCTACTGCACAACAATAAAGAGAAGCTCCAGAAGATCGAGTCCGAGCTAAATTCTCTGGAAGGACAGTTAAATGGATTCAAGCAGGAGAAGAAGTGTAAGCACACAGAGAAAGCCCAGAAATCTAGCATGGCCGACTTTCTATCCATTACAATGACACAGACACGGAAAAATTATAACCTACAAATGAAAAGACAACGTCTAGTGAAACAGGTGCGTGAACTGGAGGAATTTCTGATCGGATTAGAGAGAGAACTTTCAAATGTGGAGGATGAGTTAATGGTGAAATCTCAGGAAAGGATTCTTATAAACGAAAAGGTAGAGACCAGTGTCAAAACGTACGATACGCTCAAAACGGACTTCGAAAAATATTCTGATAATTTAGAGAAACTAGAACAAGAGGTGAATATTCTGTCTGGACAGTTATTGCAGCTGGAAATTATTCAGACTTACAAAACAAGTCCCGAGAACGTGGAACAGATCTTTGATCGTCCTCAGACTGTGAAACTAGCACCGTCGTTAAAAGAAAAGATCAAACGGAAGCGGAAAGGACTTCCGGTGACCGAGAGTTGA
- the LOC105346847 gene encoding hyaluronan mediated motility receptor isoform X3, producing MSRQNIHALSKCVGPGIPGVISSLIMDWNNQSKAVAMTLTTMRAGLQRAYLDGLEFIRNKISDTETEVTKTRLSFYSCNETDEDSFLQYLKECNDHFLMANNELRRKNIKLEVIDSEMRIVTLLNHLREAAEFDKGEIAFITGFWENIKHTVESFHSLVDKFQTNVLNRLNQNCTSYNNADISLEVSNRYTEEISGYIAELERELTNMRLLMKTYDSGIHQDLFSQNSKFAEKVLVSCDLKAFPILRLAPDLAEKMENVCAIARKWLDRDEQYMYEVNNYIKETRNIAKKREEDLKNQKEKQKKIEKAVKTASILLHNNKEKLQKIESELNSLEGQLNGFKQEKKCKHTEKAQKSSMADFLSITMTQTRKNYNLQMKRQRLVKQVRELEEFLIGLERELSNVEDELMVKSQERILINEKVETSVKTYDTLKTDFEKYSDNLEKLEQEVNILSGQLLQLEIIQTYKTSPENVEQIFDRPQTVKLAPSLKEKIKRKRKGLPVTES from the exons ATGTCGAGGCAAAATATTCACGCTCTCAGTAAGTGTGTGGGTCCCGGAATTCCAGGGGTTATTTCCTCTTTAATCATGGACTGGAAT AATCAGTCGAAGGCGGTCGCCATGACGCTGACGACTATGCGGGCCGGGTTACAGCGGGCCTACTTAGACGGCCTGGAGTTTATACGCAACAAAATCTCGGACACCGAGACCGAAGTCACCAAAACGAGGCTGTCGTTCTACAGCTGTAACGAGACGGACGAGGACAGTTTCCTACAGTACCTGAAGGAGTGTAATGACCATTTCCTGATGGCGAACAATGAGCTCCGGAGGAAGAACATTAAGCTGGAGGTGATAGACAGTGAGATGAGGATTGTGACTCTGTTAAACCACTTACGTGAGGCCGCGGAATTCGACAAAGGGGAGATCGCGTTCATCACTGGATTCTGGGAGAACATCAAACACACGGTGGAGTCATTTCATTCACTGGTGGATAAGTTCCAGACCAATGTTCTTAATCGTCTCAATCAAAACTGTACCAGCTACAACAATGCTGATATCAGTCTGGAGGTGTCCAACCGTTACACTGAGGAGATATCTGGCTACATCGCCGAGCTAGAGCGGGAACTCACAAACATGCGCCTGTTGATGAAAACTTACGACAGCGGAATTCATCAGGATCTGTTCTCTCAAAACTCAAAGTTTGCGGAAAAAGTGTTAGTCTCGTGTGATCTTAAAGCGTTTCCGATTCTTCGACTTGCTCCGGATTTAGCGGAAAAGATGGAGAATGTTTGTGCTATAGCGAGGAAATGGTTGGACCGTGACGAACAATATATGTACGAAGTAAACAACTACATCAAAGAAACGAGAAATATCGCCAAAAAGAGAGAGGAGGATCTAAAGAACCAGAAagagaaacaaaagaaaatcgAGAAAGCGGTGAAAACGGCAAGCATCCTACTGCACAACAATAAAGAGAAGCTCCAGAAGATCGAGTCCGAGCTAAATTCTCTGGAAGGACAGTTAAATGGATTCAAGCAGGAGAAGAAGTGTAAGCACACAGAGAAAGCCCAGAAATCTAGCATGGCCGACTTTCTATCCATTACAATGACACAGACACGGAAAAATTATAACCTACAAATGAAAAGACAACGTCTAGTGAAACAGGTGCGTGAACTGGAGGAATTTCTGATCGGATTAGAGAGAGAACTTTCAAATGTGGAGGATGAGTTAATGGTGAAATCTCAGGAAAGGATTCTTATAAACGAAAAGGTAGAGACCAGTGTCAAAACGTACGATACGCTCAAAACGGACTTCGAAAAATATTCTGATAATTTAGAGAAACTAGAACAAGAGGTGAATATTCTGTCTGGACAGTTATTGCAGCTGGAAATTATTCAGACTTACAAAACAAGTCCCGAGAACGTGGAACAGATCTTTGATCGTCCTCAGACTGTGAAACTAGCACCGTCGTTAAAAGAAAAGATCAAACGGAAGCGGAAAGGACTTCCGGTGACCGAGAGTTGA
- the LOC105346847 gene encoding hyaluronan mediated motility receptor isoform X2, with protein sequence MATLPRTSGQLGALSMQPGALPNSVRRKKTKPSKPKQEKIEEKLVEENQSKAVAMTLTTMRAGLQRAYLDGLEFIRNKISDTETEVTKTRLSFYSCNETDEDSFLQYLKECNDHFLMANNELRRKNIKLEVIDSEMRIVTLLNHLREAAEFDKGEIAFITGFWENIKHTVESFHSLVDKFQTNVLNRLNQNCTSYNNADISLEVSNRYTEEISGYIAELERELTNMRLLMKTYDSGIHQDLFSQNSKFAEKVLVSCDLKAFPILRLAPDLAEKMENVCAIARKWLDRDEQYMYEVNNYIKETRNIAKKREEDLKNQKEKQKKIEKAVKTASILLHNNKEKLQKIESELNSLEGQLNGFKQEKKCKHTEKAQKSSMADFLSITMTQTRKNYNLQMKRQRLVKQVRELEEFLIGLERELSNVEDELMVKSQERILINEKVETSVKTYDTLKTDFEKYSDNLEKLEQEVNILSGQLLQLEIIQTYKTSPENVEQIFDRPQTVKLAPSLKEKIKRKRKGLPVTES encoded by the exons ATGGCAACTTTACCAAGAACTTCTGGGCAGCTTGGAGCTCTCTCTATGCAGCCCGGCGCTCTCCCAAACAGCGTCAGGAGGAAGAAGACCAAACCTTCCAAACCCAAACAGGAGAAAATAGAGGAGAAACTTGTGGAAGAG AATCAGTCGAAGGCGGTCGCCATGACGCTGACGACTATGCGGGCCGGGTTACAGCGGGCCTACTTAGACGGCCTGGAGTTTATACGCAACAAAATCTCGGACACCGAGACCGAAGTCACCAAAACGAGGCTGTCGTTCTACAGCTGTAACGAGACGGACGAGGACAGTTTCCTACAGTACCTGAAGGAGTGTAATGACCATTTCCTGATGGCGAACAATGAGCTCCGGAGGAAGAACATTAAGCTGGAGGTGATAGACAGTGAGATGAGGATTGTGACTCTGTTAAACCACTTACGTGAGGCCGCGGAATTCGACAAAGGGGAGATCGCGTTCATCACTGGATTCTGGGAGAACATCAAACACACGGTGGAGTCATTTCATTCACTGGTGGATAAGTTCCAGACCAATGTTCTTAATCGTCTCAATCAAAACTGTACCAGCTACAACAATGCTGATATCAGTCTGGAGGTGTCCAACCGTTACACTGAGGAGATATCTGGCTACATCGCCGAGCTAGAGCGGGAACTCACAAACATGCGCCTGTTGATGAAAACTTACGACAGCGGAATTCATCAGGATCTGTTCTCTCAAAACTCAAAGTTTGCGGAAAAAGTGTTAGTCTCGTGTGATCTTAAAGCGTTTCCGATTCTTCGACTTGCTCCGGATTTAGCGGAAAAGATGGAGAATGTTTGTGCTATAGCGAGGAAATGGTTGGACCGTGACGAACAATATATGTACGAAGTAAACAACTACATCAAAGAAACGAGAAATATCGCCAAAAAGAGAGAGGAGGATCTAAAGAACCAGAAagagaaacaaaagaaaatcgAGAAAGCGGTGAAAACGGCAAGCATCCTACTGCACAACAATAAAGAGAAGCTCCAGAAGATCGAGTCCGAGCTAAATTCTCTGGAAGGACAGTTAAATGGATTCAAGCAGGAGAAGAAGTGTAAGCACACAGAGAAAGCCCAGAAATCTAGCATGGCCGACTTTCTATCCATTACAATGACACAGACACGGAAAAATTATAACCTACAAATGAAAAGACAACGTCTAGTGAAACAGGTGCGTGAACTGGAGGAATTTCTGATCGGATTAGAGAGAGAACTTTCAAATGTGGAGGATGAGTTAATGGTGAAATCTCAGGAAAGGATTCTTATAAACGAAAAGGTAGAGACCAGTGTCAAAACGTACGATACGCTCAAAACGGACTTCGAAAAATATTCTGATAATTTAGAGAAACTAGAACAAGAGGTGAATATTCTGTCTGGACAGTTATTGCAGCTGGAAATTATTCAGACTTACAAAACAAGTCCCGAGAACGTGGAACAGATCTTTGATCGTCCTCAGACTGTGAAACTAGCACCGTCGTTAAAAGAAAAGATCAAACGGAAGCGGAAAGGACTTCCGGTGACCGAGAGTTGA
- the LOC105346847 gene encoding hyaluronan mediated motility receptor isoform X5: METLLQEENQSKAVAMTLTTMRAGLQRAYLDGLEFIRNKISDTETEVTKTRLSFYSCNETDEDSFLQYLKECNDHFLMANNELRRKNIKLEVIDSEMRIVTLLNHLREAAEFDKGEIAFITGFWENIKHTVESFHSLVDKFQTNVLNRLNQNCTSYNNADISLEVSNRYTEEISGYIAELERELTNMRLLMKTYDSGIHQDLFSQNSKFAEKVLVSCDLKAFPILRLAPDLAEKMENVCAIARKWLDRDEQYMYEVNNYIKETRNIAKKREEDLKNQKEKQKKIEKAVKTASILLHNNKEKLQKIESELNSLEGQLNGFKQEKKCKHTEKAQKSSMADFLSITMTQTRKNYNLQMKRQRLVKQVRELEEFLIGLERELSNVEDELMVKSQERILINEKVETSVKTYDTLKTDFEKYSDNLEKLEQEVNILSGQLLQLEIIQTYKTSPENVEQIFDRPQTVKLAPSLKEKIKRKRKGLPVTES; the protein is encoded by the exons ATGGAGACACTTTTACAAGAAGAG AATCAGTCGAAGGCGGTCGCCATGACGCTGACGACTATGCGGGCCGGGTTACAGCGGGCCTACTTAGACGGCCTGGAGTTTATACGCAACAAAATCTCGGACACCGAGACCGAAGTCACCAAAACGAGGCTGTCGTTCTACAGCTGTAACGAGACGGACGAGGACAGTTTCCTACAGTACCTGAAGGAGTGTAATGACCATTTCCTGATGGCGAACAATGAGCTCCGGAGGAAGAACATTAAGCTGGAGGTGATAGACAGTGAGATGAGGATTGTGACTCTGTTAAACCACTTACGTGAGGCCGCGGAATTCGACAAAGGGGAGATCGCGTTCATCACTGGATTCTGGGAGAACATCAAACACACGGTGGAGTCATTTCATTCACTGGTGGATAAGTTCCAGACCAATGTTCTTAATCGTCTCAATCAAAACTGTACCAGCTACAACAATGCTGATATCAGTCTGGAGGTGTCCAACCGTTACACTGAGGAGATATCTGGCTACATCGCCGAGCTAGAGCGGGAACTCACAAACATGCGCCTGTTGATGAAAACTTACGACAGCGGAATTCATCAGGATCTGTTCTCTCAAAACTCAAAGTTTGCGGAAAAAGTGTTAGTCTCGTGTGATCTTAAAGCGTTTCCGATTCTTCGACTTGCTCCGGATTTAGCGGAAAAGATGGAGAATGTTTGTGCTATAGCGAGGAAATGGTTGGACCGTGACGAACAATATATGTACGAAGTAAACAACTACATCAAAGAAACGAGAAATATCGCCAAAAAGAGAGAGGAGGATCTAAAGAACCAGAAagagaaacaaaagaaaatcgAGAAAGCGGTGAAAACGGCAAGCATCCTACTGCACAACAATAAAGAGAAGCTCCAGAAGATCGAGTCCGAGCTAAATTCTCTGGAAGGACAGTTAAATGGATTCAAGCAGGAGAAGAAGTGTAAGCACACAGAGAAAGCCCAGAAATCTAGCATGGCCGACTTTCTATCCATTACAATGACACAGACACGGAAAAATTATAACCTACAAATGAAAAGACAACGTCTAGTGAAACAGGTGCGTGAACTGGAGGAATTTCTGATCGGATTAGAGAGAGAACTTTCAAATGTGGAGGATGAGTTAATGGTGAAATCTCAGGAAAGGATTCTTATAAACGAAAAGGTAGAGACCAGTGTCAAAACGTACGATACGCTCAAAACGGACTTCGAAAAATATTCTGATAATTTAGAGAAACTAGAACAAGAGGTGAATATTCTGTCTGGACAGTTATTGCAGCTGGAAATTATTCAGACTTACAAAACAAGTCCCGAGAACGTGGAACAGATCTTTGATCGTCCTCAGACTGTGAAACTAGCACCGTCGTTAAAAGAAAAGATCAAACGGAAGCGGAAAGGACTTCCGGTGACCGAGAGTTGA